A single genomic interval of Scatophagus argus isolate fScaArg1 chromosome 22, fScaArg1.pri, whole genome shotgun sequence harbors:
- the cdc123 gene encoding cell division cycle protein 123 homolog, protein MKKEQVVNCQFSVWYPIFKKHTIKSQILPLPQNVIDYLLDDGTLVVSGSDHNTQQTHTNNSDSNAEEDIQWSDDETTSTVTAPEFPEFTSKVLEAINALGGRVFPKLNWSAPRDANWIALNSSLQCHSLSDIFLLFKSSDFITHDLTQPFLVCSDQDSPDPAINYELVLRKWSELIPGGEFRCFVKENKLIAISQRDYTQYYQHILKQEEQICQAIQEFFNQHIQYNFLDEDFVFDVYRDSQGRVWLIDLNPFGEVTDSLLFSWEELTSGEITQQQESPAFRYTTSEVTVQPSPCLSYRIPRDFVDLSTGEDAYKLIDFLKLKKSQQEDSEEEEEENAPQ, encoded by the exons ATGAAGAAGGAGCAAGTTGTCAACTGTCAGTTTTCGGTTTGGTATCCGATATTCAAGAAACATACAATTAAAAG TCAGATTCTGCCACTGCCTCAGAATGTAATAGACTATTTACTGGACGATGGGACACTGGTAGTCTCTGGAAG cgaccacaacacacagcagacacacactaacAACAGCGACTCAAATGCAGAGGAAGACATTCAG TGGTCAGATGATGAAACAACCTCCACTGTCACT GCTCCTGAGTTCCCTGAATTCACCTCTAAAGTGTTGGAGGCCATAAACGCTCTGGGTGGACGCGTCTTTCCCAAACTCAACTGGAGCGCCCCACGG GATGCTAACTGGATTGCTCTGAACAGTTCCCTGCAGTGTCATAGCCTCAGTGATATATTCCTGCTCTTCAAAAGTTCCGACTTCATTACTCACGACCTCACGCAGCC ATTCCTTGTGTGTAGTGACCAGGACTCCCCAGATCCAGCTATAAACTATGAG CTGGTCCTGAGAAAGTGGAGCGAGCTGATCCCTGGTGGAGAGTTTCGCTGCTTCGTCAAAGAGAACAAACTGATCG CTATCTCCCAGAGAGACTACACTCAGTATTACCAGCACATCttgaagcaggaggagcagatCTGTCAGGCCATACAGGAATTCTTCAACCAGCACATCCAGTACAACTTCCTGGACGAAGACT ttgtgtttgaTGTCTACAGGGATAGCCAG GGGAGGGTGTGGCTGATAGACCTGAACCCTTTCGGAGAGGTGACCGACTCGCTGCTGTTCAGCTGGGAGGAGCTGACATCCGGAGAAATCACccagcagcag GAAAGCCCGGCGTTCCGCTACACCACCAGCGAGGTGACAGTGCAGCCCAGTCCCTGTCTGAGCTACAGAATCCCAAGGGACTTTGTTGACCTGTCCACCGGAGAAGACGCCTACAAACTCATTGACTTCCTCAAACTG